A genome region from Brassica oleracea var. oleracea cultivar TO1000 chromosome C2, BOL, whole genome shotgun sequence includes the following:
- the LOC106323412 gene encoding uncharacterized protein LOC106323412, giving the protein MDPSSQMTCVLRLDTETSGWDKSMHKLFKGVQDVTYTIDATRGLVYLSGRARPEIVLRIRKAKKHAKLIHMDYGHVIPPPYNPPNPYEAVPITYNYQNTWPPSPYQSPMYQPTAPPSPMTQYMYYRQDPNIQQPHPMAFPYNYYPYYVPEVLQYPPPYIPTREGVTGEQQCRIL; this is encoded by the exons ATGGATCCTTCTTCTCAAATG ACTTGCGTTCTAAGGCTGGATACTGAGACTAGTGGATGGGACAAATCTATGCATAAGCTGTTTAAGGGCGTTCAAG ATGTGACATACACAATCGATGCAACAAGAGGATTAGTTTATCTATCAGGAAGAGCCAGACCTGAGATTGTTCTAAGGATTCGTAAAGCAAAGAAACATGCAAAGTTAATCCACATGGATTACGGTCACGTTATTCCTCCTCCCTACAATCCTCCTAATCCTTACGAAGCCGTACCTATCACATACAATTACCAAAATACATGGCCACCGTCGCCGTATCAGTCGCCGATGTACCAGCCGACGGCGCCGCCGTCTCCTATGACGCAGTATATGTACTACCGCCAAGACCCAAATATCCAACAACCTCATCCTATGGCGTTTCCGTATAACTATTATCCGTACTACGTACCGGAGGTGCTTCAATATCCACCGCCGTATATACCGACGCGAGAAGGCGTCACCGGCGAGCAGCAGTGTCGTATCTTGTGA